One part of the Eriocheir sinensis breed Jianghai 21 unplaced genomic scaffold, ASM2467909v1 Scaffold626, whole genome shotgun sequence genome encodes these proteins:
- the LOC126993511 gene encoding neogenin-like isoform X4, translating to MLLPTVPAMAKGRVARTTDDGPLLDKEDLDTLFCGTSSSSLHIHGLQEEDEGTYRCRAENREDSLDAVAHIQVQVAPRFLRQPANALAYEKENVELECSVYGQPEPSLHWLKNGELLVETEYLQSVSGNNLQILGLVRQEYTGMYQCVAHSSPGTPSCVSLSQRTRPERECSSSSEGRDEYKTQISDLSPGSNYMVRVAAHTSGGLVGASIHEVRVFTKPDLDLPSASESESCLHLTHQSGGHLVAARTGQNAHHGIHHVLYAVFSSGWVSRRTRSKGHWYVT from the exons ATGCTGCTGCCCACGGTGCCGGCCATGGCCAAGGGCAGGGTGGCCAGGACTACAGATGATGGGCCACTCCTAGacaaaga ggacctggacacactgttctgcggcaccagcagcagcagcctgcacatccatggcctgcaggaggaggacgaggggacgtacaGGTGCCGGGCGGAGAACAGGGAGGACTCGCTCGACGCCGTGGCCCACATACAGGTCCAAG TTGCTCCGAGGTTTCTGAGGCAGCCGGCCAACGCTCTCGCCTATGAGAAGGAGAACGTGGAGCTGGAGTGCAGCGTGTACGGCCAGCCAGAGCCCTCGCTCCACTGGCTCAAGAACGGCGAGCTGCTGGTGGAGACGGAATACCTTCAG AGTGTGAGCGGCAACAACCTGCAGATCCTTGGCCTGGTGCGCCAGGAGTACACCGGGATGTACCAGTGTGTGGCGCACAGCTCGCCGGGGACGCCCAGCTGTGTGTCCTTGAGTCAA aGAACGCGTCCAGAACGTGAGTGCAGCTCCTCCAGCGAGGGACGGGATGAATACAAGACCCAGATCAGCGACCTAAGTCCCGGGAGTAACTACATGGTGCGGGTGGCGGCCCACACCTCCGGCGGCCTGGTGGGCGCCTCCATACACGAGGTGCGGGTGTTCACCAAGCCGGACCTGGACCTGCCCTCCGCCTCAGAGTCTGAAAGTTGTCTCCACCTCACCCACCAGTCTGGAGGCCACTTGGTCGCCGCCCGTACTGGCCAAAACGCCCATCACGGGATACACCATGTTCTATACGCAG TTTTCTCCTCAGGTTGGGTCAGCAGAAGAACACGAAGTAAAGGTCACTGGTACGTCACATGA
- the LOC126993511 gene encoding neogenin-like isoform X1, whose amino-acid sequence MLLPTVPAMAKGRVARTTDDGPLLDKERRGRGWLRHLVHVNTLSYLCQGLTLCGQHSQQGLCLVMDLDTLFCGTSSSSLHIHGLQEEDEGTYRCRAENREDSLDAVAHIQVQVAPRFLRQPANALAYEKENVELECSVYGQPEPSLHWLKNGELLVETEYLQSVSGNNLQILGLVRQEYTGMYQCVAHSSPGTPSCVSLSQRTRPERECSSSSEGRDEYKTQISDLSPGSNYMVRVAAHTSGGLVGASIHEVRVFTKPDLDLPSASESESCLHLTHQSGGHLVAARTGQNAHHGIHHVLYAVFSSGWVSRRTRSKGHWYVT is encoded by the exons ATGCTGCTGCCCACGGTGCCGGCCATGGCCAAGGGCAGGGTGGCCAGGACTACAGATGATGGGCCACTCCTAGacaaaga GCGGCGGGGAAGAGGATGGTTAAGACACCTTGTGCATGTTAATACTCTCTCATACTTGTGCCAAGGCCTAACACTGTGTGGCCAACACTCTCAGCAGGGGCTTTGTCTTGTGAT ggacctggacacactgttctgcggcaccagcagcagcagcctgcacatccatggcctgcaggaggaggacgaggggacgtacaGGTGCCGGGCGGAGAACAGGGAGGACTCGCTCGACGCCGTGGCCCACATACAGGTCCAAG TTGCTCCGAGGTTTCTGAGGCAGCCGGCCAACGCTCTCGCCTATGAGAAGGAGAACGTGGAGCTGGAGTGCAGCGTGTACGGCCAGCCAGAGCCCTCGCTCCACTGGCTCAAGAACGGCGAGCTGCTGGTGGAGACGGAATACCTTCAG AGTGTGAGCGGCAACAACCTGCAGATCCTTGGCCTGGTGCGCCAGGAGTACACCGGGATGTACCAGTGTGTGGCGCACAGCTCGCCGGGGACGCCCAGCTGTGTGTCCTTGAGTCAA aGAACGCGTCCAGAACGTGAGTGCAGCTCCTCCAGCGAGGGACGGGATGAATACAAGACCCAGATCAGCGACCTAAGTCCCGGGAGTAACTACATGGTGCGGGTGGCGGCCCACACCTCCGGCGGCCTGGTGGGCGCCTCCATACACGAGGTGCGGGTGTTCACCAAGCCGGACCTGGACCTGCCCTCCGCCTCAGAGTCTGAAAGTTGTCTCCACCTCACCCACCAGTCTGGAGGCCACTTGGTCGCCGCCCGTACTGGCCAAAACGCCCATCACGGGATACACCATGTTCTATACGCAG TTTTCTCCTCAGGTTGGGTCAGCAGAAGAACACGAAGTAAAGGTCACTGGTACGTCACATGA
- the LOC126993511 gene encoding neogenin-like isoform X6: MLLPTVPAMAKGRVARTTDDGPLLDKERRGRGWLRHLVHVNTLSYLCQGLTLCGQHSQQGLCLVMDLDTLFCGTSSSSLHIHGLQEEDEGTYRCRAENREDSLDAVAHIQVQVAPRFLRQPANALAYEKENVELECSVYGQPEPSLHWLKNGELLVETEYLQRTRPERECSSSSEGRDEYKTQISDLSPGSNYMVRVAAHTSGGLVGASIHEVRVFTKPDLDLPSASESESCLHLTHQSGGHLVAARTGQNAHHGIHHVLYAVFSSGWVSRRTRSKGHWYVT, from the exons ATGCTGCTGCCCACGGTGCCGGCCATGGCCAAGGGCAGGGTGGCCAGGACTACAGATGATGGGCCACTCCTAGacaaaga GCGGCGGGGAAGAGGATGGTTAAGACACCTTGTGCATGTTAATACTCTCTCATACTTGTGCCAAGGCCTAACACTGTGTGGCCAACACTCTCAGCAGGGGCTTTGTCTTGTGAT ggacctggacacactgttctgcggcaccagcagcagcagcctgcacatccatggcctgcaggaggaggacgaggggacgtacaGGTGCCGGGCGGAGAACAGGGAGGACTCGCTCGACGCCGTGGCCCACATACAGGTCCAAG TTGCTCCGAGGTTTCTGAGGCAGCCGGCCAACGCTCTCGCCTATGAGAAGGAGAACGTGGAGCTGGAGTGCAGCGTGTACGGCCAGCCAGAGCCCTCGCTCCACTGGCTCAAGAACGGCGAGCTGCTGGTGGAGACGGAATACCTTCAG aGAACGCGTCCAGAACGTGAGTGCAGCTCCTCCAGCGAGGGACGGGATGAATACAAGACCCAGATCAGCGACCTAAGTCCCGGGAGTAACTACATGGTGCGGGTGGCGGCCCACACCTCCGGCGGCCTGGTGGGCGCCTCCATACACGAGGTGCGGGTGTTCACCAAGCCGGACCTGGACCTGCCCTCCGCCTCAGAGTCTGAAAGTTGTCTCCACCTCACCCACCAGTCTGGAGGCCACTTGGTCGCCGCCCGTACTGGCCAAAACGCCCATCACGGGATACACCATGTTCTATACGCAG TTTTCTCCTCAGGTTGGGTCAGCAGAAGAACACGAAGTAAAGGTCACTGGTACGTCACATGA
- the LOC126993511 gene encoding neogenin-like isoform X5 has translation MLLPTVPAMAKGRVARTTDDGPLLDKEDLDTLFCGTSSSSLHIHGLQEEDEGTYRCRAENREDSLDAVAHIQVQVAPRFLRQPANALAYEKENVELECSVYGQPEPSLHWLKNGELLVETEYLQSVSGNNLQILGLVRQEYTGMYQCVAHSSPGTPSCVSLSQRTRPERECSSSSEGRDEYKTQISDLSPGSNYMVRVAAHTSGGLVGASIHEVRVFTKPDLDLPSASESESCLHLTHQSGGHLVAARTGQNAHHGIHHVLYAVFSSGWVSRRTRSKGHWYVT, from the exons ATGCTGCTGCCCACGGTGCCGGCCATGGCCAAGGGCAGGGTGGCCAGGACTACAGATGATGGGCCACTCCTAGacaaaga ggacctggacacactgttctgcggcaccagcagcagcagcctgcacatccatggcctgcaggaggaggacgaggggacgtacag GTGCCGGGCGGAGAACAGGGAGGACTCGCTCGACGCCGTGGCCCACATACAGGTCCAAG TTGCTCCGAGGTTTCTGAGGCAGCCGGCCAACGCTCTCGCCTATGAGAAGGAGAACGTGGAGCTGGAGTGCAGCGTGTACGGCCAGCCAGAGCCCTCGCTCCACTGGCTCAAGAACGGCGAGCTGCTGGTGGAGACGGAATACCTTCAG AGTGTGAGCGGCAACAACCTGCAGATCCTTGGCCTGGTGCGCCAGGAGTACACCGGGATGTACCAGTGTGTGGCGCACAGCTCGCCGGGGACGCCCAGCTGTGTGTCCTTGAGTCAA aGAACGCGTCCAGAACGTGAGTGCAGCTCCTCCAGCGAGGGACGGGATGAATACAAGACCCAGATCAGCGACCTAAGTCCCGGGAGTAACTACATGGTGCGGGTGGCGGCCCACACCTCCGGCGGCCTGGTGGGCGCCTCCATACACGAGGTGCGGGTGTTCACCAAGCCGGACCTGGACCTGCCCTCCGCCTCAGAGTCTGAAAGTTGTCTCCACCTCACCCACCAGTCTGGAGGCCACTTGGTCGCCGCCCGTACTGGCCAAAACGCCCATCACGGGATACACCATGTTCTATACGCAG TTTTCTCCTCAGGTTGGGTCAGCAGAAGAACACGAAGTAAAGGTCACTGGTACGTCACATGA
- the LOC126993511 gene encoding netrin receptor DCC-like isoform X3 yields the protein MLLPTVPAMAKGRVARTTDDGPLLDKEDLDTLFCGTSSSSLHIHGLQEEDEGTYRCRAENRDLDTLFCGTSSSSLHIHGLQEEDEGTYRCRAENREDSLDAVAHIQVQVAPRFLRQPANALAYEKENVELECSVYGQPEPSLHWLKNGELLVETEYLQSVSGNNLQILGLVRQEYTGMYQCVAHSSPGTPSCVSLSQRTRPERECSSSSEGRDEYKTQISDLSPGSNYMVRVAAHTSGGLVGASIHEVRVFTKPDLDLPSASESESCLHLTHQSGGHLVAARTGQNAHHGIHHVLYAVFSSGWVSRRTRSKGHWYVT from the exons ATGCTGCTGCCCACGGTGCCGGCCATGGCCAAGGGCAGGGTGGCCAGGACTACAGATGATGGGCCACTCCTAGacaaaga ggacctggacacactgttctgcggcaccagcagcagcagcctgcacatccatggcctgcaggaggaggacgaggggacgtacaggtgccgggcggagaacagggacctggacacactgttctgcggcaccagcagcagcagcctgcacatccatggcctgcaggaggaggacgaggggacgtacaGGTGCCGGGCGGAGAACAGGGAGGACTCGCTCGACGCCGTGGCCCACATACAGGTCCAAG TTGCTCCGAGGTTTCTGAGGCAGCCGGCCAACGCTCTCGCCTATGAGAAGGAGAACGTGGAGCTGGAGTGCAGCGTGTACGGCCAGCCAGAGCCCTCGCTCCACTGGCTCAAGAACGGCGAGCTGCTGGTGGAGACGGAATACCTTCAG AGTGTGAGCGGCAACAACCTGCAGATCCTTGGCCTGGTGCGCCAGGAGTACACCGGGATGTACCAGTGTGTGGCGCACAGCTCGCCGGGGACGCCCAGCTGTGTGTCCTTGAGTCAA aGAACGCGTCCAGAACGTGAGTGCAGCTCCTCCAGCGAGGGACGGGATGAATACAAGACCCAGATCAGCGACCTAAGTCCCGGGAGTAACTACATGGTGCGGGTGGCGGCCCACACCTCCGGCGGCCTGGTGGGCGCCTCCATACACGAGGTGCGGGTGTTCACCAAGCCGGACCTGGACCTGCCCTCCGCCTCAGAGTCTGAAAGTTGTCTCCACCTCACCCACCAGTCTGGAGGCCACTTGGTCGCCGCCCGTACTGGCCAAAACGCCCATCACGGGATACACCATGTTCTATACGCAG TTTTCTCCTCAGGTTGGGTCAGCAGAAGAACACGAAGTAAAGGTCACTGGTACGTCACATGA
- the LOC126993511 gene encoding neogenin-like isoform X2, with protein MLLPTVPAMAKGRVARTTDDGPLLDKERRGRGWLRHLVHVNTLSYLCQGLTLCGQHSQQGLCLVMDLDTLFCGTSSSSLHIHGLQEEDEGTYRCRAENREDSLDAVAHIQVQVAPRFLRQPANALAYEKENVELECSVYGQPEPSLHWLKNGELLVETEYLQSVSGNNLQILGLVRQEYTGMYQCVAHSSPGTPSCVSLSQRTRPERECSSSSEGRDEYKTQISDLSPGSNYMVRVAAHTSGGLVGASIHEVRVFTKPDLDLPSASESESCLHLTHQSGGHLVAARTGQNAHHGIHHVLYAGVDGLIELCAKCGVSVA; from the exons ATGCTGCTGCCCACGGTGCCGGCCATGGCCAAGGGCAGGGTGGCCAGGACTACAGATGATGGGCCACTCCTAGacaaaga GCGGCGGGGAAGAGGATGGTTAAGACACCTTGTGCATGTTAATACTCTCTCATACTTGTGCCAAGGCCTAACACTGTGTGGCCAACACTCTCAGCAGGGGCTTTGTCTTGTGAT ggacctggacacactgttctgcggcaccagcagcagcagcctgcacatccatggcctgcaggaggaggacgaggggacgtacaGGTGCCGGGCGGAGAACAGGGAGGACTCGCTCGACGCCGTGGCCCACATACAGGTCCAAG TTGCTCCGAGGTTTCTGAGGCAGCCGGCCAACGCTCTCGCCTATGAGAAGGAGAACGTGGAGCTGGAGTGCAGCGTGTACGGCCAGCCAGAGCCCTCGCTCCACTGGCTCAAGAACGGCGAGCTGCTGGTGGAGACGGAATACCTTCAG AGTGTGAGCGGCAACAACCTGCAGATCCTTGGCCTGGTGCGCCAGGAGTACACCGGGATGTACCAGTGTGTGGCGCACAGCTCGCCGGGGACGCCCAGCTGTGTGTCCTTGAGTCAA aGAACGCGTCCAGAACGTGAGTGCAGCTCCTCCAGCGAGGGACGGGATGAATACAAGACCCAGATCAGCGACCTAAGTCCCGGGAGTAACTACATGGTGCGGGTGGCGGCCCACACCTCCGGCGGCCTGGTGGGCGCCTCCATACACGAGGTGCGGGTGTTCACCAAGCCGGACCTGGACCTGCCCTCCGCCTCAGAGTCTGAAAGTTGTCTCCACCTCACCCACCAGTCTGGAGGCCACTTGGTCGCCGCCCGTACTGGCCAAAACGCCCATCACGGGATACACCATGTTCTATACGCAGGTGTGGACGGCCTTATAGAACTGTGTGCTAAATGTGGAGTCTCTGTTGCCTAA